In a genomic window of Dyadobacter fermentans DSM 18053:
- a CDS encoding helix-turn-helix transcriptional regulator gives MPTGFNEKIRAIRMMRGIKQSEIARLLNVKQQSISKIENGKIRIDKTVADKIARYFGFDDQFEMEAFHERHISKNKVPE, from the coding sequence ATGCCAACAGGATTTAACGAGAAGATCAGGGCTATCCGAATGATGAGAGGAATAAAACAAAGTGAAATTGCCCGACTTCTGAATGTAAAGCAGCAGTCCATCAGCAAAATCGAGAATGGAAAAATACGAATAGATAAAACAGTTGCAGATAAGATCGCCAGGTACTTCGGGTTCGATGATCAATTCGAAATGGAGGCCTTTCACGAGAGGCACATTAGCAAAAACAAGGTCCCTGAATGA